TGCAGCGTCTGGAACATAGGTCCCGTGACGTTCCAATGGAAATTATGCGTCTGCAGATAGAGCGTGTAGCTGTCGGCCAGCAGGCGGGAAAGCCCGGCGGCGATCTTGGTGCGGTCCTTTTCGCTGATTCCAATGTCAATGAGAGGCGGGGCGGTCTTGGTTTTCATAAGCGTAAACTAGAATAACGAATGCCGCTGAAAGACGGCATGAATTTGATGCGCGTTTGCTGCCGGTCAATGAGCGTTCATTGACTGGACCAGCCCCAAATATGCACGCTCTGACCGCACACTGCCACCGGACAGACGATTATTTCAGGATCCGCACCATGGGCGTGCCCATGTTCATCGGAGGCTCCAGGATGCCCAGCGCCGCACACAGTGTGGAGGCGATATCGGAGATACCAAACGCATCGGCATACCGGCCTGGCTTGAAAGCGGAGCCGTAAAAGATCACCGGCACATGCGTGTCATAGGAATAAGGGGAACCGTGGGTGGTGCCGGTGCCCGCCTTGCCGCTGCCGGGGATGAGGTAGGGCTTTAGCACAAACACGATGTCTCCGCTGCGCTCACCATTGAAGCCTTTGGTTATGCGCTGGCCGATGACGCCAGGCGCCCGACCGTCCAGGAGCTGGTCGCGGCCATACACGGCGTGGATCACCCCGGTGGAAAAAGCCCACTCACGGACAAAGGCGGTGACGGTTTCCGGGGTGAGCTGTTTTTCCAGCAGCGCAGGGTGGTTGAAGAACAGGCTGTTATTGCTGAGCGTCGGCTTGTTCCCAATCTTGGCTCCCAGGAAATATCGGCCGGGGCCGAAACGCTCGACCAGTTTGTTTTGCAGGTCGGTCATCATCTCAGACATCGGCGGGCGGCCACCGTCCAGGCCCTGGGTGCGGGCCTGCTCCGGGATGGGGCAGACGGCGTGGTCAGCCGTCAAAACCAGGGAGATATTTTCCATGCCGATCTTCTGATCCAGGAAGGCAAAGAGATCCTTGAACTGCCGGTCCATGCGCAGGGTGAGGTCATGCACTTCCTGGGAATACGGGCCGAACTTGTGGCCGCAGTAGTCATTGGAGGAAAAGGAGATGCAAAGCAGGTCCGGCTGGCTCCCCTGCCCCAGTTTTTCACCCTCGATGGCGGCCTTGGC
The Prosthecobacter sp. SYSU 5D2 genome window above contains:
- a CDS encoding alkaline phosphatase family protein, with the protein product MKLQSILLFVLTAVCLPGIQAAAPNPPPKLVVAIVVDQLCYEYLERFHHQFEDGGLKLLTDGGAFMTAAQYDYGPTVTAPGHASFFSGSSPMMHGIIGNDWYDKRTGQSMYCVQDTDVTGVGTDPETKAGKMSPRNFIGSTVADQMRLHWGSKVVAMAIKDRGAILPGGKKPAGAFWFESATGNFITSSYYMKELPAWVQTFNERKLPESFIGQTWDRLLDAKEYPNPDDVESENTLSGETTRTFPHKVLQEKKGGYEAVLSTPFGNQLLAEFAKAAIEGEKLGQGSQPDLLCISFSSNDYCGHKFGPYSQEVHDLTLRMDRQFKDLFAFLDQKIGMENISLVLTADHAVCPIPEQARTQGLDGGRPPMSEMMTDLQNKLVERFGPGRYFLGAKIGNKPTLSNNSLFFNHPALLEKQLTPETVTAFVREWAFSTGVIHAVYGRDQLLDGRAPGVIGQRITKGFNGERSGDIVFVLKPYLIPGSGKAGTGTTHGSPYSYDTHVPVIFYGSAFKPGRYADAFGISDIASTLCAALGILEPPMNMGTPMVRILK